The following coding sequences lie in one Criblamydia sequanensis CRIB-18 genomic window:
- a CDS encoding DEAD/DEAH box helicase, translated as MSLPEILKPFKEEAKKLLALSPPKDAEFAQGAYQVEILDPPTGQLIWTFLQVDDLGFLHDSFCPICDSEEEKCVHIAASYLWIIGRSGEPLHMLYLHSFWRALFQLAEDCFHEDPDLFIISPKNELKAKNESSSCRFYFQPLSDEGKKLIEEVFKNRASLQEGSLSYLSLTEEERLLWQEGKINEKQRFEFSFWNDFGKRCFLEQIENNKYEVLFVERQNELPHQIEAIFQSFRFRFEFPMEKLSSIIPSLKTVSASLQVFIEEEEERLIHAWYDEKEGVLHLPYKAKEENKIGKNESFVIGDFAYIPNVGFFPRSFKSENKDKRIHGESIGQFLDEYLFKLGKEFGGFPLDKKPVHLKYDLKFDDKWNLDLEPYLFEMKDLLLPFSQLFGDWAFIQTKGFFKLDKKSLEKLPKKVPEEEISAFITKYKSFLNEMPGFHIFVSSLEEMLAYSVDKSGRLTFGAKLHFHAGTLKTKEFGNYLYIEGQGFYQKKPQTAPLSIRPGLSLAKEQVPLFIKERREELKLIPHFFTQFPPIIKSWMELKIETPETLELKPHFELAKDLTWQQVILYDDVVYVRDKGFYELPPHLRLPESYKQDLKIPKEKVLSFLQNELAGLKRVIPYYDDRIKKPSLIKAFIKQITKEGSQYGLSIYYQTEYGEVALREILEALFQKKDFIFSNAGLINLKEINYRWLKSLKKKQIDPKKNRILLSPLDFYKVDAFLDLELKVDPKDLKKSQEILDELRSFRPHLMPNLSELKSQLRPYQETGVFWLFFLYLHGLSGLLCDDMGLGKTHQSMGLISAIFSLNNENSKPKPKILIVCPTSVMYHWREKLNEFMPLIKVFSYHGQKRALKDFEGHDIFLTTYGILRSDAKEISKIAFDLLICDEIQIAKNSISRVHQALISINAFMRVGLTGTPIENNLSELRALFEIVLPGYMPPEKEYKEYFQKAIEKENDDNRKKTLRRLIHPFVLRRIKKEVLEDLPEKTEEVSHCDLTDKQLVLYNEVLSKSREKILHEIDNYSKPVPLVHIFALLTHLKQICDHPAVFLKKPFLYNEFESGKWNLFIELLSEALESGQKVVVFSQYLAMLDIMELYLQEKGIGFASLRGATLQRGREVSRFNKDPECKVFLASLLAGGLGIDLTAGSIVIHYDRWWNAAKENQATDRVHRYGQTRGVQVFKLVTKNTFEERIDAIIKKKAALLSEVIIQEDFRFMKEFDRSDLKALLEFASIDP; from the coding sequence ATGAGTCTGCCTGAGATCTTAAAACCCTTTAAGGAAGAAGCCAAAAAATTATTGGCTCTAAGTCCGCCAAAAGATGCGGAATTTGCGCAAGGGGCTTATCAAGTCGAAATTTTAGATCCGCCTACAGGGCAGCTCATTTGGACGTTTTTGCAAGTAGACGACCTTGGCTTTCTTCACGATAGCTTTTGTCCGATATGCGATAGTGAGGAGGAAAAATGCGTCCATATCGCAGCCTCTTATCTATGGATTATAGGTAGAAGCGGAGAGCCTTTGCACATGCTCTACCTCCATAGTTTTTGGAGAGCTCTTTTTCAGCTTGCCGAAGATTGCTTTCACGAAGACCCCGATCTTTTTATAATCTCTCCAAAAAATGAACTTAAAGCAAAGAACGAATCTTCGAGTTGTCGATTTTACTTTCAACCTCTATCGGATGAAGGGAAAAAACTCATTGAAGAGGTTTTTAAAAATAGGGCTTCTCTCCAAGAAGGATCTTTAAGCTATTTGTCGCTTACAGAAGAGGAGAGACTCTTATGGCAAGAAGGAAAAATTAATGAAAAGCAGCGGTTTGAGTTTTCTTTTTGGAATGATTTTGGAAAGCGTTGTTTTCTTGAGCAAATAGAAAATAATAAATATGAAGTTTTATTTGTAGAAAGACAAAATGAGCTTCCCCACCAGATCGAGGCAATTTTTCAGAGTTTTCGTTTCCGTTTTGAATTCCCGATGGAAAAGCTATCTTCTATCATTCCCTCATTAAAAACAGTGAGCGCTTCGCTACAAGTTTTTATTGAGGAAGAAGAGGAGCGTCTTATCCATGCGTGGTATGACGAAAAAGAAGGGGTTCTTCATTTGCCCTATAAGGCAAAAGAAGAAAATAAAATCGGCAAAAATGAATCCTTTGTTATAGGCGATTTTGCCTACATCCCAAATGTTGGTTTTTTCCCAAGGTCTTTTAAGTCTGAAAACAAAGACAAGAGAATTCATGGAGAATCTATCGGTCAATTTCTAGATGAATATCTTTTTAAACTGGGTAAGGAATTTGGCGGTTTTCCCCTAGATAAGAAGCCTGTTCATCTAAAATATGATCTTAAATTTGATGATAAGTGGAACTTAGATTTAGAGCCTTATCTTTTTGAAATGAAAGATTTATTGCTTCCTTTTTCACAATTATTTGGGGATTGGGCTTTTATTCAAACAAAAGGCTTTTTTAAGCTGGATAAAAAAAGTTTAGAAAAGCTTCCTAAAAAGGTCCCTGAAGAGGAAATAAGCGCTTTTATCACAAAATATAAATCCTTCTTGAATGAGATGCCGGGTTTTCATATTTTTGTGAGCTCACTTGAGGAGATGCTGGCATATTCTGTGGATAAAAGCGGCAGGCTTACTTTCGGAGCAAAACTTCATTTTCATGCCGGGACTTTGAAAACAAAAGAATTTGGCAATTACCTTTACATTGAAGGTCAAGGGTTTTATCAGAAAAAACCGCAGACAGCGCCTCTTTCTATTAGGCCGGGTCTTTCCTTAGCAAAAGAGCAAGTGCCTTTATTTATTAAAGAAAGACGGGAAGAATTAAAGTTGATACCCCATTTCTTCACACAATTTCCGCCCATAATTAAATCGTGGATGGAATTAAAAATTGAAACCCCGGAGACCCTTGAGCTAAAACCCCATTTTGAACTTGCAAAAGATCTCACCTGGCAACAGGTGATTCTGTATGATGATGTAGTCTATGTTAGGGACAAAGGGTTTTATGAACTTCCACCCCACCTACGGCTTCCGGAAAGCTATAAGCAAGACCTCAAAATCCCAAAAGAAAAGGTGCTCTCTTTTCTTCAAAACGAACTGGCGGGATTAAAAAGAGTCATTCCCTATTACGATGATAGAATAAAAAAACCAAGTCTCATTAAAGCTTTCATAAAACAAATCACTAAAGAGGGCAGTCAATACGGTCTTTCAATCTATTATCAAACCGAATATGGAGAAGTTGCCTTAAGAGAAATTCTAGAAGCTCTTTTTCAAAAAAAGGACTTTATTTTTTCAAATGCCGGTTTAATTAATTTAAAGGAAATCAATTACAGGTGGCTTAAATCACTTAAGAAAAAGCAAATCGATCCTAAAAAGAATCGAATTTTACTATCTCCTCTCGACTTCTATAAAGTGGATGCATTTCTTGATTTAGAGCTTAAAGTCGATCCTAAAGATTTAAAAAAATCGCAAGAAATTTTAGATGAGTTAAGAAGCTTCAGGCCTCATCTTATGCCCAACCTGTCAGAGCTGAAAAGCCAGCTTAGACCTTATCAGGAAACAGGTGTCTTTTGGCTTTTCTTTCTTTATCTCCATGGACTCTCAGGGCTTCTTTGCGATGATATGGGCCTTGGAAAAACGCACCAATCGATGGGCTTGATTTCAGCTATTTTTAGTTTAAATAATGAAAATTCGAAGCCAAAGCCCAAAATTCTAATTGTATGCCCAACTTCTGTAATGTATCACTGGCGTGAAAAATTAAATGAATTCATGCCGTTAATAAAAGTCTTTTCCTATCATGGCCAGAAAAGGGCTTTAAAAGATTTTGAAGGCCATGACATTTTTTTAACAACCTACGGGATATTAAGGAGCGATGCTAAGGAAATTTCCAAGATAGCCTTCGATCTTTTAATTTGCGATGAGATTCAAATTGCCAAAAATTCGATTTCACGGGTCCACCAAGCTCTCATTTCTATTAATGCGTTTATGCGGGTTGGGTTAACCGGCACTCCTATTGAAAATAATCTATCTGAGCTAAGGGCGCTTTTTGAAATTGTGCTCCCAGGCTATATGCCGCCTGAAAAAGAGTATAAGGAATATTTCCAGAAAGCCATCGAGAAAGAGAATGATGACAATCGAAAAAAAACCTTAAGACGCCTTATCCATCCGTTTGTTTTAAGAAGAATCAAGAAAGAAGTTTTAGAGGATCTGCCTGAGAAAACAGAAGAAGTATCCCATTGTGATTTAACAGACAAGCAGCTTGTCTTATATAACGAAGTTTTAAGTAAATCAAGAGAGAAAATTCTCCATGAAATCGATAATTACTCAAAGCCTGTTCCTTTGGTTCATATTTTTGCCCTTTTGACTCATCTTAAGCAAATTTGCGACCACCCGGCTGTTTTTCTAAAGAAGCCGTTTCTTTACAATGAATTTGAATCGGGTAAATGGAATCTGTTTATTGAGCTTTTATCCGAGGCTTTAGAAAGCGGTCAGAAAGTGGTCGTCTTTTCGCAGTACCTAGCCATGCTTGATATTATGGAGCTTTATTTGCAGGAAAAAGGCATTGGGTTTGCTTCTCTTCGAGGCGCGACTTTACAAAGAGGAAGAGAAGTCAGCCGATTTAATAAGGATCCTGAGTGCAAAGTTTTCTTAGCTTCGCTTCTTGCAGGAGGGCTTGGAATTGATCTAACAGCCGGTTCCATTGTAATTCACTATGACAGATGGTGGAACGCTGCTAAAGAAAATCAAGCGACAGACAGGGTGCATCGTTATGGTCAAACAAGGGGGGTTCAAGTTTTTAAGCTTGTTACTAAAAACACCTTCGAAGAAAGGATCGATGCGATCATAAAGAAAAAAGCGGCACTTCTTAGCGAAGTCATCATTCAAGAAGACTTCAGGTTTATGAAAGAA
- a CDS encoding hsp70 family protein, translating into MRLIVGIDLGTTNTTLSLVDSESAKKEIKPFLIPQLSKTGELKKLTALPSCCYLASSFEMAPKEIDLDRPMSYCIGEKAVALGSERPDRLIASSKSWLCYGGAHREEAFLPLGLNDGSLKISPLVATTRILEHIVWAWKKEVSKGNISLELPELETIITIPASFGEEARRLTEQAATLAGLKNITLLEEPQAAFYSWLQDNKKNWKEILGENSLNLIVDCGGGTTDFSLIECGEEGLTRIAVGEHLLLGGDNMDLCLATFLEENGNFLKAIDSFLFQKLVRKVKEIKEEFMGLDPKEEYSLLLQGSSSSVIANTIKITLNTKEALLLLQNGFFKYVPLESIDVKSKSRQGLKTFGLPYEENPNLLFHLGSFLKTKLPSDKFPANILFNGGVFKSALTRNWVMEAIRAWYPDQSIKMLENRNYDQACSKGACSFSLSKKGEGVQIRAGLPKSYYLVLQQGKEKKALTLFSRGCSLNERFSFSEPFKVKPNEPVSFTLLSSSIRPIDTQGTFVDIDEESFTKVSDVRTFIRYGKGAVLSQPISVKLSAHLTALQTLDLCLDSEKTPHSWKLEFFLDAPTKIQSHYGRSETEGTFEEKEIEEAAQKLRKGFIEKPFKENVLEDIETLLQKKKGEFPTALFRNFAGELLALYEEKSVVSESKWWNLFGYFMRPGIGYPMDDQKINSFWKIYLKRFKEKKSDDVFLQELIALRRLSLGLNKGQQHQISIPLLARLLDKEGAIVTKNQNSYVIAELARTLSSFELLEPKVKIKLGRALFKYMDENKKRDSASLYAIGRLGSRKLLSLSIENLIPKEEASEWVKKLLTLESDRTEYYSALMQISQRGIREFDIDNDLYQKTSEYLKTKAPKELLPVSLDLELLGDSIPYGLAL; encoded by the coding sequence ATGAGACTGATTGTCGGTATAGATTTAGGCACAACAAACACTACCTTGTCTCTTGTCGATAGTGAATCGGCAAAGAAAGAGATTAAACCTTTTTTAATTCCCCAGCTTTCAAAAACCGGGGAATTAAAAAAGCTTACTGCCCTTCCTTCTTGCTGCTATCTTGCAAGTTCTTTTGAGATGGCCCCTAAAGAAATTGACCTCGACAGACCTATGTCTTACTGCATTGGGGAAAAAGCTGTTGCCCTTGGCAGTGAAAGACCCGACAGGCTGATTGCCTCTTCTAAAAGCTGGCTTTGCTATGGCGGAGCTCATCGGGAAGAAGCTTTTTTACCTCTTGGGCTAAATGACGGTTCTTTAAAAATAAGCCCGCTTGTTGCCACAACAAGGATTCTAGAACATATTGTGTGGGCTTGGAAAAAAGAAGTCTCTAAGGGAAACATTTCTTTAGAATTGCCTGAGCTTGAAACGATCATCACGATCCCTGCCTCTTTTGGAGAGGAGGCAAGAAGGCTTACCGAACAAGCAGCTACCCTTGCCGGCTTAAAAAATATCACTCTTTTAGAGGAGCCGCAGGCCGCTTTTTATTCCTGGCTGCAAGACAATAAAAAAAATTGGAAAGAGATTTTAGGGGAAAATTCCTTAAACCTTATCGTTGACTGTGGAGGGGGAACTACCGACTTCAGTTTGATTGAATGCGGAGAAGAAGGTCTTACTAGGATTGCAGTTGGAGAACATTTACTTCTTGGCGGCGATAACATGGACCTTTGCTTGGCAACCTTTCTTGAAGAAAATGGGAATTTTCTAAAAGCAATAGATAGCTTTCTCTTTCAAAAATTAGTTCGAAAAGTGAAAGAGATAAAAGAAGAATTTATGGGATTAGACCCCAAAGAAGAATATTCGCTATTGCTTCAGGGAAGCTCATCTTCAGTCATTGCCAATACGATAAAAATTACATTAAACACCAAAGAAGCTCTCTTATTATTACAAAATGGCTTTTTTAAATATGTCCCTTTGGAATCTATTGATGTAAAATCAAAAAGCCGGCAAGGATTAAAAACTTTTGGTTTACCTTATGAAGAAAATCCAAACCTTTTATTTCATTTAGGGAGTTTTCTAAAAACCAAGCTGCCATCCGATAAATTCCCCGCAAACATCCTATTTAACGGCGGCGTTTTTAAAAGCGCTTTGACAAGGAATTGGGTCATGGAAGCTATAAGAGCATGGTACCCTGACCAATCGATAAAAATGCTTGAAAATAGAAATTATGATCAAGCGTGCTCCAAAGGGGCTTGCTCTTTTTCTCTTTCCAAAAAAGGAGAAGGTGTCCAAATAAGGGCCGGCTTGCCGAAATCCTACTATTTGGTATTGCAACAAGGGAAGGAAAAAAAAGCATTAACCCTATTTAGCCGGGGATGCTCTTTAAATGAGAGATTTTCTTTTAGCGAACCCTTCAAAGTAAAGCCTAATGAACCCGTAAGTTTTACTTTATTATCTTCTTCTATAAGGCCTATTGATACTCAGGGGACTTTTGTAGACATTGATGAAGAAAGTTTTACGAAAGTATCGGATGTCAGGACTTTTATCCGGTACGGTAAAGGAGCAGTTTTGTCTCAACCTATCTCTGTTAAATTATCAGCGCATCTAACCGCTCTTCAAACTTTAGATCTTTGTCTAGATTCCGAAAAAACCCCGCATTCCTGGAAACTGGAATTTTTTTTAGACGCCCCAACAAAAATTCAATCGCACTACGGTCGCTCTGAAACCGAAGGGACTTTTGAAGAAAAAGAAATCGAGGAGGCGGCTCAAAAATTAAGAAAAGGCTTTATTGAAAAACCTTTTAAAGAAAACGTTTTAGAAGATATTGAGACCCTTTTACAAAAAAAGAAAGGGGAGTTTCCAACAGCCCTCTTCAGGAATTTTGCAGGCGAGCTTCTAGCCCTTTATGAAGAGAAATCCGTTGTTTCGGAGAGTAAATGGTGGAACTTATTCGGCTACTTCATGCGCCCCGGCATCGGCTACCCGATGGATGATCAAAAAATAAATTCTTTTTGGAAAATTTATTTAAAGAGGTTTAAAGAGAAGAAAAGCGATGACGTTTTCTTGCAAGAGCTAATCGCTTTAAGAAGGCTTTCTCTTGGCTTGAATAAAGGCCAGCAACATCAAATATCCATTCCGCTTCTTGCCAGGCTTTTGGATAAAGAGGGTGCCATTGTCACCAAAAATCAAAATAGCTATGTGATTGCAGAACTTGCAAGAACCCTTTCTTCTTTTGAACTTTTAGAGCCGAAGGTGAAAATTAAGTTAGGGAGAGCTCTTTTTAAATATATGGATGAAAATAAGAAAAGAGACAGCGCTTCTCTTTACGCCATTGGACGTCTTGGATCAAGAAAACTTTTAAGTCTTTCCATTGAAAATCTCATTCCCAAAGAAGAAGCTTCAGAATGGGTCAAAAAATTATTAACTTTAGAGTCCGATAGAACGGAATATTATTCGGCGCTAATGCAAATTTCTCAAAGAGGCATTCGGGAATTTGATATTGATAATGACCTATATCAAAAGACATCGGAATACTTAAAAACAAAAGCTCCAAAAGAGCTTCTACCCGTCTCTTTAGACCTCGAACTTCTTGGGGATTCCATTCCTTATGGGTTGGCGCTTTAA
- the ald gene encoding alanine dehydrogenase, translated as MKIGIPKEIKQGEARVGATPSMVRELTDMGAQVFVENNAGQLIGFTNQLYEEMGAKILFSAEAIYKEADMIIKVKEPQSQEISLLREGQILFCYLHLAPDRELTEALLKKKIIGIAYETVTDAQGRLPLLEPMSAIAGRISIQMGGTALQVNNGGKGILLGGVPGVPGANVVILGGGTAGFEAARMAKGVGASVSIIEKQPERLKWLDAFFKGEVKTIFSTASSIEDSLKDADLVIGAVLIQGKKAPKLVTRKMLQLMEKGSCIVDISIDQGGCFETSRPTTHEKPTYIEEGIIHYCVTNMPGAAAKTATYALTMVTIPFVKTIVNLGLNDAFKNPHLLNGLNVCYGDVCYEGVAHDLGYPYTPAEKFIGKL; from the coding sequence ATGAAAATAGGAATACCCAAAGAAATCAAACAAGGCGAAGCAAGAGTCGGAGCTACCCCTTCGATGGTGCGGGAATTGACGGATATGGGAGCGCAAGTATTTGTTGAGAATAATGCCGGACAGCTTATCGGTTTTACAAATCAACTCTATGAAGAAATGGGAGCTAAGATTCTTTTTTCGGCAGAAGCGATATATAAAGAAGCCGATATGATCATCAAAGTTAAAGAACCTCAAAGCCAAGAAATCTCCCTTTTAAGAGAAGGGCAAATTCTTTTTTGCTACCTTCATTTAGCTCCGGATAGAGAATTAACAGAAGCTCTTTTGAAAAAGAAGATCATTGGCATTGCCTATGAAACTGTAACCGACGCCCAAGGAAGACTTCCTCTTTTAGAACCGATGAGCGCGATAGCCGGAAGAATCTCTATACAGATGGGCGGAACTGCTCTGCAGGTAAATAATGGAGGAAAAGGGATCCTTCTTGGCGGTGTTCCAGGCGTGCCCGGCGCAAACGTTGTCATTTTAGGAGGTGGGACAGCCGGGTTTGAAGCAGCCCGAATGGCAAAAGGGGTGGGCGCTTCTGTCTCTATTATCGAAAAGCAGCCTGAAAGATTAAAATGGCTCGATGCTTTTTTTAAAGGTGAGGTTAAAACTATTTTTTCAACCGCCTCTTCCATTGAGGATAGCTTAAAAGATGCCGATCTTGTCATAGGAGCTGTCTTGATTCAAGGAAAAAAAGCACCAAAACTTGTGACTCGAAAGATGCTGCAGTTAATGGAAAAAGGATCTTGCATTGTTGATATTTCAATTGATCAAGGGGGGTGTTTTGAAACTTCAAGGCCTACAACGCATGAAAAACCAACTTACATCGAAGAGGGTATTATTCATTATTGTGTGACAAACATGCCGGGTGCTGCTGCAAAAACCGCTACTTATGCGCTCACAATGGTAACCATCCCTTTTGTTAAAACAATTGTCAATCTCGGACTTAATGATGCTTTTAAAAACCCTCATTTGTTAAATGGCTTAAATGTTTGCTATGGAGACGTATGTTATGAGGGGGTAGCTCATGATTTAGGCTACCCTTACACGCCCGCTGAAAAATTTATCGGAAAATTATGA
- the mnmA gene encoding tRNA 2-thiouridine(34) synthase MnmA, which translates to MSSPTDKSIRTVVVGMSGGVDSAVSALLLKEQGYHVIGLYMRNWEESDENGVCKSKEDYDDVVRVSETIGIPYYSVNFTKEYQDNVFAQFLKDYESGLTPNPDILCNREIKFKVLFEKALSLGADFLATGHYCDISESNGEFFLLKGEDSSKDQSYFLHAIDGKVLSKVLFPLGKMSKKEVRRIAEEKGLANAKKKDSTGICFIGKRKFREFLSQYLAIKKGNVETLSGKVLGQHQGIAYYTLGQRQGLGIGGEGDAWFVVGKDVTRNVLIVDQGNDSRALYADELFAKEATWIKGEEPEFPLKASSKIRYRQSDEACEVVKLMDGTLHIKFSRPQRAITPGQSIVFYEGNKCLGGAQIIGSSPNYYEMGKSLPDTISFKKAV; encoded by the coding sequence ATGTCCTCGCCCACGGATAAGTCAATAAGGACAGTTGTAGTTGGCATGTCGGGGGGGGTGGACTCGGCGGTTTCCGCACTCCTTCTAAAAGAGCAGGGCTATCATGTGATAGGCCTTTATATGCGCAATTGGGAAGAGTCTGATGAAAACGGGGTTTGCAAGTCTAAGGAAGACTATGACGATGTCGTTCGTGTCTCAGAGACTATTGGCATCCCTTACTATAGTGTGAATTTCACAAAAGAGTATCAGGACAATGTTTTTGCTCAATTTTTAAAAGACTATGAATCGGGATTAACGCCTAACCCCGATATCCTTTGCAACCGCGAAATCAAATTCAAGGTGCTTTTTGAAAAAGCTTTAAGTCTCGGAGCCGATTTCTTAGCGACCGGCCACTACTGCGACATAAGTGAAAGCAATGGCGAGTTTTTCCTTCTTAAAGGGGAAGACTCAAGTAAAGATCAGAGCTATTTTCTCCATGCCATTGATGGGAAAGTTCTTTCCAAGGTTCTTTTTCCTCTCGGTAAGATGTCAAAAAAAGAGGTCCGCCGGATCGCAGAAGAAAAGGGTCTTGCCAATGCCAAAAAGAAAGACTCCACCGGGATCTGTTTTATCGGAAAGAGAAAATTTAGAGAGTTTTTGAGCCAGTATCTAGCGATTAAAAAAGGAAATGTTGAAACCTTATCCGGTAAGGTTTTAGGACAGCATCAAGGCATTGCTTATTATACCTTGGGCCAAAGACAGGGCCTTGGAATTGGCGGAGAAGGCGATGCTTGGTTTGTTGTCGGAAAAGATGTAACAAGGAATGTCCTTATTGTCGATCAGGGGAATGACTCAAGAGCTCTTTATGCAGACGAGCTTTTTGCAAAAGAAGCCACTTGGATTAAAGGTGAAGAGCCGGAATTTCCCTTAAAGGCATCAAGCAAAATCCGCTATCGCCAAAGTGATGAAGCTTGTGAAGTCGTAAAGTTGATGGATGGAACCTTGCACATAAAGTTTTCAAGGCCTCAAAGAGCTATAACACCCGGCCAATCCATCGTATTTTATGAGGGCAATAAATGCCTTGGAGGAGCTCAAATTATCGGTTCTTCCCCAAATTATTACGAGATGGGAAAATCCCTTCCTGATACTATCTCCTTTAAAAAAGCGGTTTAG
- a CDS encoding dicarboxylate/amino acid:cation symporter, giving the protein MKQHMLFKVFIAMTLAALAGAFAGTEKTLFSVPLVDIFGLIGQLFLNALTLVVVPLVAASIITGTARMSSEHSFGSLGIKTFSLFIGTVILAVLIGWFFVTLLAPGEGHTMVLKEAFQNPAVSLNLEKQDAFTKISQIFLKLIPSNILAVASQGQMLGLIFFSLLFGFFIPKIEKGPSDVLLGFWKGLFQVMMCMTHLVMQALPIGVFGLFAKVVATTGLDSIKPIGFFFLTVLISLAIYALIALPLLLKFLGGVNPIRHFKAMGPALLTAFSTSSSAASLPISIECVERRAGVSNRITSFTLPLATTLNLSGTALYVCVATFFICQAYGIELSVSLQAIIILMSILTSFGMAGIPSASIVAIVMILHTAGLPGDGVALILAVERILDMFRTVVNVLGNTCCAVIIAKTEGEGHVLAHG; this is encoded by the coding sequence ATGAAGCAACACATGCTTTTCAAAGTGTTTATTGCAATGACGTTAGCTGCCCTGGCGGGAGCTTTTGCCGGAACCGAAAAAACTCTTTTTTCAGTCCCCCTTGTCGATATTTTCGGATTGATTGGTCAATTGTTTCTTAATGCACTTACCCTGGTTGTGGTCCCGCTCGTTGCAGCTTCCATAATAACCGGAACTGCAAGAATGAGCAGTGAACATTCATTCGGCTCGCTTGGGATAAAAACCTTTTCGCTTTTTATTGGCACCGTCATTTTGGCCGTTCTTATCGGCTGGTTTTTTGTAACCCTTTTAGCGCCCGGCGAGGGGCATACGATGGTTTTAAAAGAAGCTTTCCAAAACCCGGCTGTTTCTTTAAATTTAGAAAAACAGGATGCCTTTACAAAAATTTCACAGATCTTTCTAAAATTAATCCCGTCAAACATTCTGGCGGTGGCCTCCCAAGGCCAAATGCTCGGGCTTATTTTCTTCAGCCTCCTTTTCGGCTTTTTTATCCCGAAAATTGAAAAAGGTCCAAGCGATGTGCTCTTAGGTTTTTGGAAAGGCTTATTTCAAGTAATGATGTGCATGACCCATCTTGTCATGCAAGCCTTGCCAATCGGGGTTTTCGGTTTATTTGCTAAAGTTGTAGCTACAACAGGTTTGGACTCTATTAAGCCGATCGGCTTTTTCTTTTTAACCGTCCTAATTTCTCTTGCGATCTATGCGCTTATTGCACTTCCCCTCCTGCTTAAGTTTTTAGGCGGCGTCAACCCGATTCGTCATTTTAAAGCGATGGGTCCGGCGCTTTTGACAGCTTTTTCGACAAGCTCGTCAGCCGCTTCCTTGCCGATCTCGATTGAATGCGTGGAAAGAAGGGCCGGTGTTTCAAATAGGATAACGAGCTTCACCCTGCCACTTGCAACGACCCTGAACTTATCCGGCACAGCGCTTTACGTTTGCGTCGCAACTTTTTTTATCTGCCAGGCCTACGGTATCGAATTAAGCGTCAGTCTCCAAGCTATTATCATCCTGATGTCTATTCTAACCTCCTTTGGCATGGCCGGGATTCCTTCTGCAAGTATCGTTGCGATCGTTATGATCCTGCATACAGCCGGCTTGCCGGGCGATGGCGTCGCTTTAATCTTAGCTGTTGAAAGGATATTAGACATGTTTAGAACCGTTGTAAACGTTCTTGGAAATACTTGCTGCGCTGTGATTATTGCTAAAACCGAAGGAGAGGGCCATGTCCTCGCCCACGGATAA